A genomic region of Sciurus carolinensis chromosome 7, mSciCar1.2, whole genome shotgun sequence contains the following coding sequences:
- the Ppil1 gene encoding peptidyl-prolyl cis-trans isomerase-like 1 isoform X2 produces MPSFIFLLKEIFSMGIIVLELYWKHAPKTCKNFAELARRGYYNGTKFHRIIKDFMIQGGDPTGTGRGGASIYGKQFEDELHPDLKFTGAGILAMANAGPDTNGSQFFVTLAPTQWLDGKHTIFGRVCQGIGMVNRVGMVETNSQDRPVDDVKIIKAYPSG; encoded by the exons atgcccagctttatttttctgttaaaagaaatttttag CATGGGAATCATTGTACTGGAGCTGTACTGGAAACATGCTCCCAAGACCTGTAAGAACTTTGCTGAGCTGGCTCGTCGAGGTTACTACAATGGCACCAAATTCCATAGAATCATCAAAGATTTCATGATCCAGGGTGGTGACCCAACAGGGACAG GTCGAGGTGGTGCATCTATCTATGGCAAACAGTTTGAAGATGAACTTCACCCAGACCTGAAGTTCACTG gGGCTGGAATTCTCGCAATGGCCAATGCAGGGCCAGACACCAATGGCAGCCAGTTCTTTGTGACCCTTGCCCCGACCCAGTGGCTCGATGGCAAACACACCATTTTTGGCCGAGTGTGCCAGGGCATAGGAATGGTGAATCGAGTGGGGATGGTGGAAACAAACTCCCAGGACCGCCCTGTGGACGATGTGAAGATCATTAAGGCATACCCTTCTGGGTAG
- the Ppil1 gene encoding peptidyl-prolyl cis-trans isomerase-like 1 isoform X1 — translation MAAIPPDSWQPPNVYLETSMGIIVLELYWKHAPKTCKNFAELARRGYYNGTKFHRIIKDFMIQGGDPTGTGRGGASIYGKQFEDELHPDLKFTGAGILAMANAGPDTNGSQFFVTLAPTQWLDGKHTIFGRVCQGIGMVNRVGMVETNSQDRPVDDVKIIKAYPSG, via the exons ATGGCAGCCATTCCCCCAGACTCCTGGCAGCCGCCCAACGTTTACTTGGAGACCAG CATGGGAATCATTGTACTGGAGCTGTACTGGAAACATGCTCCCAAGACCTGTAAGAACTTTGCTGAGCTGGCTCGTCGAGGTTACTACAATGGCACCAAATTCCATAGAATCATCAAAGATTTCATGATCCAGGGTGGTGACCCAACAGGGACAG GTCGAGGTGGTGCATCTATCTATGGCAAACAGTTTGAAGATGAACTTCACCCAGACCTGAAGTTCACTG gGGCTGGAATTCTCGCAATGGCCAATGCAGGGCCAGACACCAATGGCAGCCAGTTCTTTGTGACCCTTGCCCCGACCCAGTGGCTCGATGGCAAACACACCATTTTTGGCCGAGTGTGCCAGGGCATAGGAATGGTGAATCGAGTGGGGATGGTGGAAACAAACTCCCAGGACCGCCCTGTGGACGATGTGAAGATCATTAAGGCATACCCTTCTGGGTAG
- the Ppil1 gene encoding peptidyl-prolyl cis-trans isomerase-like 1 isoform X3 gives MGIIVLELYWKHAPKTCKNFAELARRGYYNGTKFHRIIKDFMIQGGDPTGTGRGGASIYGKQFEDELHPDLKFTGAGILAMANAGPDTNGSQFFVTLAPTQWLDGKHTIFGRVCQGIGMVNRVGMVETNSQDRPVDDVKIIKAYPSG, from the exons ATGGGAATCATTGTACTGGAGCTGTACTGGAAACATGCTCCCAAGACCTGTAAGAACTTTGCTGAGCTGGCTCGTCGAGGTTACTACAATGGCACCAAATTCCATAGAATCATCAAAGATTTCATGATCCAGGGTGGTGACCCAACAGGGACAG GTCGAGGTGGTGCATCTATCTATGGCAAACAGTTTGAAGATGAACTTCACCCAGACCTGAAGTTCACTG gGGCTGGAATTCTCGCAATGGCCAATGCAGGGCCAGACACCAATGGCAGCCAGTTCTTTGTGACCCTTGCCCCGACCCAGTGGCTCGATGGCAAACACACCATTTTTGGCCGAGTGTGCCAGGGCATAGGAATGGTGAATCGAGTGGGGATGGTGGAAACAAACTCCCAGGACCGCCCTGTGGACGATGTGAAGATCATTAAGGCATACCCTTCTGGGTAG